A region from the Afifella aestuarii genome encodes:
- a CDS encoding flagellar motor protein MotB → MSDDAKDHQELIIIKRYEDEEHESHSSAWKVAHADFMTAMMAFFLIMWLINVTDEEVKKSIANYFNPVKLSASITDRKGLNNPEEIGEGDSESRRSGDGAERGTPGPLEGGHGQDEEAKRDASTHEEARGESAGGAEGNSPPIDRPAPDATMTAEQAAFSDPYLVLAELADEVPPADPATMEAPVGETGIVGVTGGEVYRDPFDPVYWQMQPASQSKTKKPGDVKKIAERPSDRRLDATAASDKDIADASYDQPVLFPQVVPGAAKGVSQAERVEAAQMEAQLQAELKKKLGELDAPNISVQATPEGILISLTDEMDFSMFEIGSAIPKPVVVVAMESVSELLVDRPGDIIVRGYTDGRPFRSPTYDNWRLSTARAHMAYYMLTRGRLPETRIRAIEGFADRNLKNPEDPNAAENRRIEILLKEPA, encoded by the coding sequence ATGTCTGACGACGCCAAAGACCATCAAGAACTTATCATCATCAAGCGCTACGAGGACGAAGAGCACGAGTCTCATTCGAGCGCGTGGAAGGTTGCGCATGCCGACTTTATGACGGCGATGATGGCCTTCTTTTTGATCATGTGGCTGATCAACGTCACCGATGAGGAAGTGAAAAAGTCGATTGCTAACTATTTCAATCCGGTGAAACTTTCGGCCAGCATCACCGATCGGAAGGGCCTTAACAACCCGGAGGAGATTGGTGAAGGCGATAGCGAAAGCAGACGCTCCGGCGACGGCGCGGAGCGTGGCACCCCAGGCCCGCTCGAAGGCGGCCACGGTCAGGATGAAGAAGCTAAACGTGACGCCTCTACTCACGAGGAAGCTCGAGGAGAGAGCGCTGGAGGTGCCGAGGGCAACTCGCCTCCAATCGACCGTCCTGCACCCGATGCAACGATGACTGCTGAACAGGCGGCCTTCAGCGATCCCTATCTCGTCCTGGCTGAGCTTGCCGATGAAGTTCCGCCGGCCGATCCGGCGACGATGGAAGCGCCTGTCGGCGAGACGGGAATCGTCGGTGTGACGGGCGGCGAAGTTTATCGTGATCCGTTCGACCCCGTTTACTGGCAGATGCAACCAGCTTCTCAGTCGAAGACCAAGAAGCCTGGGGACGTTAAGAAGATTGCCGAAAGACCAAGCGATCGGCGGCTGGATGCCACTGCGGCGAGCGATAAAGATATTGCAGACGCTTCCTATGATCAGCCTGTGCTCTTTCCCCAGGTGGTGCCTGGTGCTGCCAAGGGCGTGAGCCAGGCCGAGAGGGTCGAGGCAGCCCAGATGGAAGCGCAGCTTCAAGCAGAGCTCAAGAAAAAGCTCGGGGAACTCGATGCACCAAACATCAGCGTGCAGGCGACCCCCGAGGGCATTCTGATCAGCCTTACGGACGAAATGGACTTCTCCATGTTCGAAATTGGTTCGGCGATTCCGAAACCCGTCGTCGTCGTTGCGATGGAAAGCGTCTCGGAGCTCCTGGTTGATCGTCCAGGAGATATCATCGTTCGGGGCTATACGGACGGACGGCCCTTTCGTTCTCCGACCTACGACAATTGGCGCCTGTCCACGGCCCGTGCCCATATGGCGTATTATATGCTGACGAGAGGACGTCTTCCGGAAACGCGCATTCGCGCGATCGAAGGTTTTGCCGACCGCAACCTCAAGAATCCTGAAGATCCGAATGCGGCTGAAAACCGTCGTATCGAGATCCTGCTTAAGGAGCCGGCATGA
- a CDS encoding sensor domain-containing diguanylate cyclase: MTGHERETGAAKAGLRLDNPVQHFLRRWASEIRPGETLPSYESVALGHLGRLIEMKALAFRDAGEAEDLRLLRIGPAFAAWADTAGDADGGENGAAVVSGLRRDRARAVCEVIARAEESCRPERVETHMIVNGAIATYDLWALPLSNRWGPVSFILLLDEHAARQDLLETMFVATMEGMLALQAIRDRAGAAVDFEIIALNQAAARLLDREAGALSWQRMSDLAGLFPGQDLVSALLACVCDGGRTHFEATFEGATFEGATFEGAAFEGEAGARHLRFGVAPTGDLVSVTVSDIADIRAREEALRTLFDDNPVPMWLVDKESRQIIRVNRAASAHYGYGPEDFLTMDVLDVAAPGDRTRMREFLETLSDTRSGAGQAARPVEQSWIHVTADGRRIEVFPYARELFVERRPVILLSVIDVTERRKAEARVEHMAHHDALTDLPNRLLFRTRLEADLLRARRSEGALAVLCLDLDHFKGVNDTLGHPIGDKLLQAVAERFNRTLRETDFVARLGGDEFAIIQADLDDPSDASGLAGRFIEAIEKPFDIDGHQVAVGTSIGIAFSPLDGCQADTLLKNADMALYRAKADGRSTFRFFEPGMPNAA, translated from the coding sequence ATGACCGGGCACGAGAGAGAGACTGGGGCGGCGAAGGCGGGTTTGCGTCTCGACAATCCGGTGCAGCATTTTTTGCGGCGTTGGGCTTCGGAAATTCGGCCGGGCGAGACGCTGCCGTCTTATGAGAGCGTGGCGCTCGGGCATCTTGGGCGGCTCATCGAGATGAAGGCGCTGGCGTTTCGCGATGCCGGCGAGGCGGAGGATTTGCGGCTTCTGCGCATCGGCCCCGCCTTTGCCGCCTGGGCCGACACTGCTGGCGATGCCGATGGCGGGGAGAATGGTGCGGCGGTGGTCTCCGGGCTTCGCCGCGACCGCGCCCGCGCCGTTTGCGAGGTCATCGCGCGCGCCGAGGAAAGCTGTCGGCCGGAGCGCGTCGAGACGCATATGATCGTCAACGGGGCGATCGCCACCTACGATCTCTGGGCGCTGCCGCTCTCGAACAGGTGGGGGCCGGTGAGCTTCATCCTGCTTCTCGACGAGCACGCGGCGCGGCAGGATCTTCTGGAGACGATGTTCGTCGCCACGATGGAGGGGATGCTGGCGCTGCAGGCGATCCGCGACCGGGCGGGGGCGGCGGTCGATTTCGAGATCATCGCCTTGAACCAGGCGGCAGCAAGGCTCCTCGACCGGGAGGCGGGGGCGCTCTCCTGGCAAAGAATGTCCGATCTTGCGGGGCTGTTTCCGGGGCAGGATCTCGTTTCGGCCCTGCTCGCCTGCGTCTGCGATGGGGGGCGGACGCATTTTGAAGCGACGTTTGAAGGGGCGACGTTTGAGGGGGCGACGTTCGAGGGGGCGGCGTTCGAGGGGGAGGCGGGCGCGCGGCATCTGCGCTTCGGCGTGGCGCCGACGGGCGATCTCGTCTCGGTGACGGTGAGCGACATCGCCGATATTCGCGCGCGCGAGGAGGCGCTGCGCACGCTCTTCGACGACAATCCCGTGCCGATGTGGCTCGTCGACAAGGAAAGCCGCCAGATCATCCGCGTCAATCGGGCGGCGAGCGCGCATTACGGCTATGGGCCTGAGGACTTTCTGACGATGGATGTGCTCGATGTCGCCGCCCCCGGCGACCGCACGCGCATGCGCGAGTTTCTGGAGACGCTCTCGGACACGCGCTCGGGGGCAGGCCAGGCGGCGCGGCCGGTGGAGCAATCGTGGATCCATGTGACGGCGGACGGGCGGCGGATCGAGGTGTTTCCCTATGCGCGCGAGCTTTTTGTGGAGCGGCGGCCGGTCATTCTCCTGTCGGTGATCGACGTCACCGAACGGCGCAAGGCGGAGGCGCGGGTGGAGCATATGGCCCATCACGACGCGCTGACCGATCTGCCGAACCGGCTTCTCTTCCGCACGCGGCTCGAAGCCGATCTTCTGCGCGCCCGGCGGAGCGAGGGGGCGCTCGCCGTCCTCTGCCTCGACCTCGACCATTTCAAAGGCGTCAACGACACGCTCGGCCATCCGATCGGCGACAAGCTGTTGCAGGCGGTGGCGGAGCGCTTCAACCGCACGCTGCGCGAGACGGATTTCGTGGCGCGGCTCGGCGGCGACGAATTCGCCATCATCCAGGCCGATCTCGACGATCCCTCGGATGCGAGCGGGCTCGCCGGCCGGTTCATCGAGGCGATCGAAAAGCCTTTCGATATCGACGGCCATCAGGTCGCCGTCGGCACCAGCATCGGCATTGCGTTCTCGCCCTTGGACGGATGCCAGGCGGATACGCTGTTGAAGAACGCCGATATGGCGCTCTACCGCGCCAAGGCCGACGGGCGCAGCACGTTTCGCTTCTTCGAGCCCGGCATGCCGAACGCGGCATGA
- the fliF gene encoding flagellar basal-body MS-ring/collar protein FliF, which produces MNAREQMDKLWANLAGLGGRRLAALGIVGATVLLAIGLGAFYLSKPEREILYSGLSREDVGQLGSVLKDNGIGFDVAPDGTSVLVGHADTARARMLLAEKGLPQSTHSGYELFNELGSFGLTSFMQDVTRVRALEGELARTIQTMDGIKAARVHIVLPDRASFRRDQQKASASVVIRTRLPDDATAANAIRHLVAASLPGMDTNNVTVLNTEGVVLVSGDDPSASGGGLMDDLKRRVDRELEEKIRRTLTPYLGYDNFQISVSTRLNTDRKQVSEVIYDPESRVERSVRVVKEAGTSQNSTTDSAATVQQNIPVAQMAAGGGNSSNEENERREELTNFEISSKKVDTVHDGYEVENLSIAVLVNQARLQADEGQPDVMPIETRLMEIEQLVQSATGFDKERGDQLKVSSVMFADGGNDLEPVPGPSMGEVLMRQSGTLINAGTILVMAILLIWFGLRPTLKTVLGRSQQLEAGAVAIEGEMAAGMLPGPDEADMADGHVAGLAPPEQVNLIEDLTSKKNRTPQKRLEQIIDFDEEQAATILRQWMRVEGA; this is translated from the coding sequence ATGAACGCGCGCGAGCAGATGGATAAGCTGTGGGCCAATCTCGCTGGGCTCGGCGGCCGGCGGCTTGCTGCCCTGGGAATTGTGGGCGCGACCGTGCTCCTGGCGATCGGTCTCGGGGCCTTCTACCTGAGCAAGCCAGAACGAGAGATCCTCTATAGTGGTCTCAGCCGCGAAGATGTCGGCCAACTTGGATCGGTCCTGAAAGACAACGGAATTGGCTTCGACGTCGCTCCCGATGGCACGTCAGTGCTGGTCGGTCACGCCGACACGGCCCGTGCCCGGATGCTTCTCGCCGAGAAGGGCCTGCCCCAGAGCACCCATTCCGGCTATGAGCTTTTCAACGAGCTCGGCTCCTTCGGCCTCACCTCTTTCATGCAGGATGTCACGCGTGTGCGCGCCCTCGAAGGCGAGCTTGCGCGCACCATCCAGACGATGGACGGAATCAAGGCTGCGCGCGTCCACATCGTGCTGCCCGATCGCGCCTCGTTCCGTCGCGACCAGCAGAAGGCCTCAGCCTCGGTTGTTATCCGTACGCGGCTTCCCGATGATGCGACGGCCGCCAACGCTATCCGTCATCTCGTTGCCGCCTCCCTGCCGGGCATGGACACGAACAACGTTACCGTCCTCAATACCGAGGGGGTTGTCCTTGTCTCGGGGGACGATCCTTCCGCCTCTGGTGGCGGCCTCATGGACGATCTCAAGCGGCGAGTCGACCGTGAGCTGGAAGAGAAGATCCGGCGTACGCTGACGCCTTATCTCGGCTACGACAACTTCCAGATCAGCGTTTCCACTCGTCTCAACACTGACCGGAAGCAGGTGAGCGAAGTCATCTATGATCCGGAATCCCGCGTGGAGCGCTCCGTGCGCGTCGTGAAGGAAGCCGGCACCAGCCAAAACAGCACGACCGATTCCGCTGCGACCGTGCAGCAGAACATCCCAGTCGCGCAGATGGCGGCCGGCGGCGGCAATAGCTCCAACGAAGAGAACGAGCGGCGCGAAGAGCTGACCAATTTCGAGATTTCTTCCAAGAAAGTCGACACTGTTCATGACGGCTACGAGGTGGAGAACTTGTCCATCGCCGTTCTCGTCAACCAAGCGCGGCTGCAGGCCGATGAGGGGCAGCCCGACGTGATGCCGATCGAAACGCGGCTCATGGAGATCGAGCAGCTCGTCCAGTCGGCCACAGGCTTCGACAAAGAACGCGGCGATCAGCTCAAGGTCTCTTCGGTCATGTTCGCCGATGGCGGTAACGACCTCGAGCCAGTGCCTGGTCCTTCGATGGGCGAAGTGCTGATGCGTCAAAGCGGTACGCTTATCAATGCCGGCACTATCCTGGTCATGGCCATATTGCTGATCTGGTTCGGCCTTCGTCCGACGCTGAAGACTGTCCTTGGTCGTAGTCAGCAGCTGGAAGCCGGTGCAGTCGCGATCGAAGGTGAGATGGCTGCCGGTATGCTGCCTGGCCCGGATGAAGCTGACATGGCCGATGGTCATGTCGCAGGACTGGCGCCTCCGGAACAGGTCAACCTGATCGAAGATCTGACCAGCAAAAAGAACCGCACACCGCAGAAACGTCTCGAGCAGATTATCGACTTTGACGAAGAGCAGGCGGCGACGATCCTGCGGCAGTGGATGCGCGTGGAAGGAGCATGA
- a CDS encoding PIN domain-containing protein, whose translation MSNGVESSNSLLPSSPLGQDRKATIPITTRLAIEIPKPKDWQAFQRNCVLLFRTELNDPHAQEYGRGGQKQGGIDILARRHGRDDHFVGVQCRLITKPMKEKKILSDAREALKLKAGLKELIFATTAPDDTTASDAAIAVTRTLRAEGHDLTVVVYGWGQLQTIIALHEVAHNAFHPSAVASSTPQSITAPAGTPEFAAFVAAQVVEQMRGATLTVAPREGTASADEDPALHARIDTFRDLFKDEGEPLLAEKGLRAILAKEDLSAEPWARYRVETNLGSIAIDLGREAEAATHFEAAHAVRPGDPNALANLALARTIQGRFDEAMTAAKTALNGAPRADHAVGYLLQAAARSDWLGDPETLIPPDLVGSAQADIGIAEFLRRRDVPGWAERSLEMARRHADVPEFKRVRAIAVLSLAVECGAIIPGGHGPVTNVELSAAADDMKALAEHCLDIGFADTHDLMVHLNNAAVLLRLCERHGEAEALLVRGMPKVGDQPQLRRLLALIRSVRDRYEEAIAGLDGDTDPENQILRAELKISAGQAVSAMADARAIETDDLPERLQRLRWRIVGECALRINDQASLDAAVAGLRSLNPQDISASLLQIRSERETVADEDTAQERLRALAASVPADFDTVSRYFLADELRNQDMPEEASRLLEGHVDLTRRSPLTSLFLQSLAGARRDAAFRAALAEAAPEVLNDPETLWTVAAHSWNLGDLTAAMTAVDELLAQEPDQSQARLLKIEILVRQDRSVELFAELEKPLERLLWKRPSDQFRLASLLGHFGFTERAADLAYRLFLQHRDLSRAWMTLSMLVLDEGRGEEDKPRLWNASEVCSNAAVDLVYDDGTKVFFVVEPDAALRKFDPESWEPDHAVARSVTGLKAGERFTGPDGREGVVCRVRHKYVARLHFVMEHHETRFPEITGFKSVSVDVERHGGLDCLIAEVKARRDWIEEEESRYLNSPMPLGVLAHRVGMDTIEVANGLAGHGVKLKVALGNLDERESASGAVRENARRGCVLDLLAFWTAWRLDALDAVQSTCGRIHLPQSVLDRLRGRREQFEFSARDGHRSAGYEDGRLVLREVPAEVVVGLRDEIDRAIAWAEANATVSPVVASDDLPEGLRKHLRLGRSDIFDSLILARQSGTLLVTDDLPTRQADRIVGGHGGAWLHVVFGIAVDWKHADFDQYVRWSAALVDAGHNYLGMSGADLAHAARLDAAKDDAPGYLFRTLSKTIGGRAAETISHVQAVVACLDDLWTDHRTVSYRQPVTGHLLRQLVRERDGDYPIILQTILALSHGTFGLSEYVWGWLRGHFLLHATLREGR comes from the coding sequence GTGTCCAATGGGGTAGAATCTAGCAATAGCCTTCTGCCATCATCACCTCTCGGCCAGGACAGGAAAGCGACCATTCCGATCACGACGCGGCTCGCGATCGAAATTCCGAAGCCAAAGGATTGGCAGGCATTCCAGCGTAACTGCGTGTTGCTGTTCCGCACCGAGCTGAATGACCCTCACGCGCAGGAATATGGCCGCGGCGGGCAGAAGCAGGGTGGCATTGACATACTTGCCCGGCGCCACGGGCGGGACGATCACTTCGTTGGGGTACAGTGCCGGCTCATCACCAAGCCGATGAAGGAGAAGAAGATACTCTCCGATGCCCGCGAGGCGCTTAAGCTCAAGGCGGGCTTGAAGGAACTCATCTTCGCGACCACGGCACCGGACGACACGACCGCTTCCGACGCCGCTATCGCCGTCACCCGGACACTGAGGGCCGAAGGACACGACCTGACAGTCGTGGTTTACGGATGGGGTCAGCTGCAGACGATCATCGCGCTCCACGAGGTGGCGCATAACGCCTTCCATCCCTCTGCGGTCGCTAGCTCGACACCCCAGAGCATAACCGCGCCAGCAGGCACGCCCGAATTTGCGGCGTTCGTTGCGGCGCAAGTCGTGGAGCAAATGCGCGGCGCGACCCTGACCGTCGCGCCCCGTGAGGGTACTGCCAGCGCTGATGAAGATCCGGCGCTCCACGCCCGTATCGACACTTTCCGCGATCTTTTCAAGGATGAAGGCGAACCGCTGCTAGCCGAGAAGGGGCTGCGAGCAATCCTAGCAAAGGAAGACCTTTCGGCGGAGCCATGGGCGCGATACCGCGTCGAGACGAACCTCGGCTCGATTGCAATCGATCTTGGACGCGAGGCGGAAGCGGCCACCCACTTCGAGGCCGCGCACGCAGTCCGCCCAGGAGATCCCAACGCGCTGGCGAATCTGGCCTTGGCCCGGACCATACAGGGGCGGTTCGATGAGGCTATGACCGCGGCGAAAACCGCCCTCAATGGCGCCCCACGGGCGGATCACGCGGTAGGTTACCTGCTCCAAGCGGCCGCACGGTCGGACTGGCTGGGAGATCCCGAGACGCTTATCCCACCTGACCTGGTGGGCTCGGCGCAGGCGGACATCGGCATAGCGGAATTCCTGCGCCGCCGAGACGTACCAGGCTGGGCCGAACGAAGCCTCGAGATGGCGCGCCGCCATGCCGACGTACCGGAGTTCAAGCGTGTTCGCGCCATCGCCGTTCTGTCGCTGGCGGTCGAGTGCGGGGCGATCATCCCGGGCGGCCACGGTCCGGTGACCAACGTCGAGCTGAGCGCAGCAGCCGACGACATGAAGGCCCTAGCCGAACACTGCCTCGACATCGGGTTCGCCGATACGCACGACCTGATGGTCCATCTGAACAATGCCGCGGTCCTGCTCCGGCTCTGCGAGCGCCACGGCGAGGCCGAAGCACTCCTCGTGCGCGGGATGCCGAAGGTCGGCGATCAACCGCAACTGCGGCGACTGTTGGCCTTGATCCGCTCGGTTCGGGATCGGTACGAAGAAGCCATCGCCGGGCTCGATGGGGACACCGATCCGGAAAACCAGATCCTTCGTGCTGAGTTAAAAATCTCCGCTGGCCAGGCAGTCAGCGCCATGGCGGACGCGCGTGCAATCGAAACTGATGATCTGCCGGAGCGGCTACAACGGCTTCGGTGGCGGATCGTCGGCGAGTGCGCCCTGCGCATCAACGATCAGGCAAGCCTTGACGCGGCAGTTGCTGGCTTGCGCTCCCTTAACCCGCAGGATATCAGCGCGAGCCTGCTGCAGATTCGGAGCGAGCGGGAGACGGTGGCGGATGAGGACACCGCCCAAGAGCGGCTGCGAGCGCTGGCGGCATCCGTCCCAGCCGATTTCGACACGGTGTCCCGCTACTTCTTGGCCGATGAGCTGCGGAACCAGGATATGCCGGAGGAGGCATCGAGACTTCTCGAAGGGCATGTCGATCTGACACGGCGTAGCCCGTTGACATCTTTGTTCCTCCAGAGCTTGGCTGGGGCCCGTCGCGATGCAGCATTCCGGGCGGCTCTGGCCGAGGCCGCACCGGAGGTACTCAATGACCCGGAGACGCTCTGGACCGTCGCCGCGCACTCCTGGAACTTAGGCGACCTCACCGCCGCAATGACGGCCGTTGACGAATTGCTCGCCCAAGAGCCGGACCAGTCGCAGGCACGTCTGCTTAAGATCGAGATACTCGTTCGCCAGGACCGCTCCGTCGAACTCTTTGCGGAGTTGGAGAAGCCGCTCGAACGCTTGCTGTGGAAGCGACCGAGCGACCAGTTCCGCTTGGCGTCACTGCTCGGCCACTTCGGCTTCACAGAGCGCGCTGCCGACCTCGCGTACCGGCTGTTCCTGCAACATCGTGATCTGTCCCGGGCTTGGATGACGCTGTCAATGCTCGTCCTGGACGAAGGCCGAGGTGAGGAGGACAAGCCGCGGCTGTGGAACGCGTCGGAGGTCTGTTCGAACGCCGCGGTGGATCTCGTGTATGACGACGGCACTAAAGTTTTCTTCGTCGTCGAGCCGGACGCGGCTTTGCGAAAGTTCGACCCGGAGTCTTGGGAGCCTGACCACGCGGTGGCACGGTCCGTGACAGGGCTCAAAGCGGGTGAGCGCTTCACTGGGCCAGATGGACGCGAAGGCGTCGTTTGCCGAGTTCGTCACAAGTACGTCGCCCGGCTCCACTTCGTTATGGAGCATCACGAGACGCGCTTTCCTGAGATCACCGGCTTTAAGAGCGTATCGGTCGACGTCGAGCGGCATGGCGGACTCGACTGCCTGATCGCTGAAGTCAAGGCGCGGCGCGACTGGATCGAGGAGGAGGAAAGCCGATACCTCAACAGCCCGATGCCACTCGGCGTCCTCGCGCACCGGGTCGGGATGGACACGATCGAGGTGGCGAACGGGCTGGCCGGGCACGGCGTGAAGCTCAAGGTTGCGCTTGGCAACCTGGATGAGCGCGAGTCTGCCAGCGGGGCAGTCCGCGAGAACGCCCGCCGCGGTTGCGTGCTCGACCTCCTCGCGTTCTGGACGGCGTGGCGGCTTGATGCGCTCGACGCCGTGCAGTCAACCTGCGGGCGGATCCATCTGCCGCAGAGCGTGTTGGACCGGCTCCGGGGACGTCGAGAGCAGTTCGAGTTCTCGGCGCGCGACGGCCACAGGAGCGCAGGTTACGAGGACGGCAGGCTCGTGCTGCGTGAGGTGCCGGCGGAGGTGGTCGTCGGTCTGCGCGACGAGATCGACCGTGCTATTGCTTGGGCAGAGGCGAACGCGACAGTGTCGCCGGTGGTGGCGAGCGACGATCTGCCGGAGGGCTTGCGGAAGCATCTGCGCCTCGGGAGATCTGACATCTTCGACAGCCTAATCCTCGCCCGACAATCTGGAACATTGCTCGTCACCGACGACCTGCCCACGCGACAGGCCGACCGAATCGTGGGCGGTCACGGCGGCGCTTGGCTGCACGTGGTTTTCGGCATCGCCGTGGACTGGAAGCACGCCGATTTCGACCAGTACGTGCGCTGGTCGGCCGCCTTGGTCGATGCAGGACACAACTACCTTGGCATGTCAGGCGCGGACTTGGCCCACGCGGCGCGTCTCGACGCGGCTAAGGATGATGCGCCCGGCTATCTTTTTCGGACTTTGAGCAAAACGATCGGCGGTCGTGCGGCGGAAACAATCTCGCACGTGCAGGCGGTGGTCGCCTGCCTGGACGACCTCTGGACAGATCATCGCACCGTCAGCTACCGACAGCCGGTGACCGGGCATCTGCTGCGCCAGTTAGTTCGCGAACGGGATGGCGATTACCCAATTATCTTGCAGACCATTCTCGCTTTGTCGCACGGCACGTTCGGCCTGTCGGAATACGTGTGGGGTTGGTTGCGGGGCCACTTTCTGCTGCATGCGACGCTTAGAGAGGGGCGATGA
- a CDS encoding transglycosylase SLT domain-containing protein, which produces MAVAAKKYGVPLGVLYAVGLTETGRKGSLQPYAMNIHGRPFFGKSVADALDEFKRSRAAGSKLIDMGCMQINHYFHSEHFESPAEMFNPKKNVDYAARFLTNLRKREGSWTLAVARYHAGPNNNPAQKRYVCAVITNMVATGFGAWTKESKEFCG; this is translated from the coding sequence ATGGCGGTCGCGGCGAAGAAATACGGCGTGCCGCTCGGCGTTCTTTATGCCGTCGGGCTGACGGAGACGGGGCGCAAAGGCTCGCTGCAGCCCTATGCCATGAACATTCACGGCCGCCCGTTCTTCGGCAAGAGCGTGGCCGACGCCCTCGACGAATTCAAACGCTCGCGCGCCGCCGGGTCCAAGCTGATCGACATGGGCTGCATGCAGATCAACCATTATTTCCATTCCGAACATTTCGAGTCCCCGGCCGAAATGTTCAATCCGAAGAAGAACGTCGATTACGCGGCGCGGTTTTTGACCAATCTTCGCAAGCGCGAGGGCAGCTGGACGCTCGCCGTTGCCCGCTACCATGCCGGGCCCAACAACAACCCGGCGCAGAAGCGCTATGTCTGCGCCGTCATCACCAACATGGTGGCGACGGGGTTTGGGGCGTGGACGAAGGAATCGAAGGAGTTTTGCGGGTAG
- a CDS encoding flagellar hook-length control protein FliK has product MADLPFLTGPARPDGKASAGGKGAAEAGDGFAKLMQNGAAEAEKKPAADVTSRAQDTDIKEKNAGAKGRDGASGEAADETGGAEDAAARLRRRIASAEGQENQTKTKTSDEDPRIAMRRAEAQKREKDAAAKVAGEAGAEKTAETADDGANTLTDKEISSDLQASEPAEESTKPQDKSRPDEAKSGEKAAQTIDFAADALANVVDAGKTNEAGGAKTQNGASGLFPGARAVTQAFEGYKLSGEAGTTPYVMHRVDVIQQETNFAPVLTPGSRFAQALSTAELSQKTVSAEGLSTQAAGPELVLGREARGQGRAGAQERGEAALSAKLAETRAATAKTADLAEAGADGDNAGLPGGELKRIADAIVAENRGGGGSQTAETGRSANSAASANSPAQQAFNSPARLLRIQLHPESLGTVQVELRMRQGELSVTLKASRPETARMLEEDSHKLSEILKAAGQEPDSVTIQSERALPQIDTSSNAARSGIAFAMGNGSANGGPQAGTQQGGAGENGTGGQNGGGQQTQTPEEQRHGQASEENRSRGGLFV; this is encoded by the coding sequence GTGGCTGATCTACCTTTTCTCACAGGGCCGGCGCGGCCGGATGGCAAGGCGAGTGCGGGCGGGAAGGGCGCGGCGGAGGCGGGGGACGGCTTCGCGAAGCTCATGCAGAATGGCGCTGCGGAGGCGGAGAAAAAGCCCGCTGCAGATGTCACGTCGAGAGCCCAAGACACTGACATAAAAGAGAAAAATGCCGGCGCGAAAGGACGCGACGGCGCAAGCGGTGAAGCGGCCGACGAGACCGGCGGCGCCGAGGATGCGGCGGCGCGGCTGAGGCGGCGTATCGCCAGTGCGGAGGGCCAGGAAAACCAAACGAAAACAAAGACTTCCGACGAAGACCCGCGGATCGCCATGCGCCGGGCCGAGGCGCAGAAACGCGAAAAGGACGCGGCGGCGAAGGTGGCCGGCGAGGCGGGCGCGGAAAAGACCGCAGAGACCGCAGACGACGGCGCTAACACGCTGACGGATAAAGAGATTTCGTCGGATCTGCAGGCGTCCGAGCCCGCCGAGGAGAGTACGAAACCGCAGGATAAATCGCGCCCAGATGAGGCAAAATCGGGCGAAAAAGCTGCGCAAACCATCGATTTCGCGGCGGATGCGCTCGCGAACGTCGTCGATGCGGGAAAAACCAACGAGGCGGGTGGGGCAAAGACGCAGAATGGCGCCTCAGGGCTCTTCCCCGGCGCCCGTGCCGTCACGCAAGCCTTTGAAGGATATAAGCTTTCTGGCGAGGCGGGGACAACTCCCTACGTCATGCACCGGGTCGACGTGATCCAGCAGGAAACGAACTTCGCGCCGGTGCTGACGCCCGGATCGCGCTTCGCACAGGCGCTTTCGACCGCCGAGCTGTCGCAGAAAACCGTGTCTGCGGAAGGGCTTAGCACGCAAGCGGCGGGGCCGGAGCTGGTGCTTGGGCGCGAGGCGCGCGGTCAGGGCCGGGCGGGCGCGCAGGAGCGGGGAGAAGCCGCACTCTCGGCGAAGTTGGCCGAGACTCGCGCTGCGACCGCTAAGACCGCGGACCTGGCCGAGGCCGGGGCCGACGGGGACAATGCCGGGCTTCCGGGCGGCGAGTTGAAGCGGATCGCGGATGCGATCGTCGCAGAAAACCGCGGTGGCGGCGGATCGCAGACCGCGGAGACGGGGCGCTCGGCGAATTCCGCGGCATCTGCCAATTCGCCGGCGCAGCAGGCGTTCAACAGCCCGGCGCGGCTGTTGCGCATCCAGTTGCACCCGGAATCGCTCGGCACCGTTCAGGTGGAACTCCGCATGCGCCAGGGCGAACTTTCGGTGACGTTGAAGGCGAGCCGGCCGGAGACCGCCCGCATGCTGGAAGAGGACAGCCACAAGCTGTCGGAGATCCTGAAGGCGGCCGGGCAGGAGCCCGACAGCGTGACCATTCAGTCTGAACGCGCGCTGCCGCAGATCGATACATCGTCGAATGCGGCACGCTCCGGCATCGCGTTTGCGATGGGCAACGGCTCCGCGAATGGCGGGCCGCAGGCCGGCACGCAACAGGGCGGGGCCGGCGAGAATGGAACCGGCGGCCAGAATGGCGGCGGACAACAGACCCAAACCCCAGAGGAGCAGAGACATGGCCAGGCTTCTGAGGAAAACCGCTCTCGCGGCGGCCTGTTCGTTTAG